The Pseudoalteromonas sp. N1230-9 genome segment TCTCACGGCGTCGATTTAGAACTTTTTACCACGCAAACCACAAAAGCCGTTGAACTAGAGCGAATAAGCAAACCTATTATTGGTTTTTACGGCTCCTTGAATGCTTGGCTCGATAAAGCCTTACTGTTGAGACTAGCCAAAGAAAGGCCTGAGTATCAATTAGTATTGATAGGCCACCTTGTCGAAGACTTCTCTGCTCTCCTCAAGTTAGACAATGTAACCCATATACCGACTGTAGATCATCATCGCTTAGCTTCATTTTCTCAGCATTGGCAGGTATCTATCTTACCATTTGTTGACAATGAGCAGATCAGAGCCTGTGATCCACTTAAATTAAAAGAATACATTGCCACAGGCACACCTATTGTGACAACACGCTTTGCTGCGGTTAACCCATACCAAGAAACCATATTGATAGCAGACAACCACCAGGGATTTATTGAGCGTGTAGACTATGCTGTTAGTCTAAGTAAATCAAACAACTTGAATTGGCGAGCAAATCAATCTCAGCAGGCAAGTGATCATAGCTGGCAAGCAAAAGCCAAGTTAGTCTGTAAACAACTTAGGTTTTGCTAAACAAGCCTTTCTACCCAAAGCTGCATTTTGTACCAGTACAAGATGCGGATTTTTTCATTTTGGCTCACTAACTGCAATTAACTAACTATCTATAGAAATCTCGGTTGTTTTTATCAATTTGCAAATTAAAACCGAGCAATTTCGCAAAATGCAAAGCAAAAGGTAAAGTATGTTAGTTAAAGAGCAGATCAAACGGTTAATTTATTTAGGGCTTTATGCGCTTTACACGCGTATTAAGCTCTTTATTATTCCGTTTTGCATTGTGCCAATCGTCGTCATTGCACTTGGTTTATCTGCGCAAAAACAATATACCAATCACGCAACCATCTTAATTGAAGAGTCAGCACTACTTAATCCTTACTTAGATGATCTGTCTTTCTCGTTTCAGCTTTCTGATCGTATGGCAGCACTGCGTACCTTAGTTATCAGCCGTAAGGTACTTATTGCTGTAGCAAAAGAAACCCAATTAATAGCTGAAGATGCTACGCCAAAACAAGTTGAAGAAATTCATCAAAAACTATCTAAAGCGTTATCACTTTCGTTAATTGGCGATGAGCTGGTCCGCATTAACTTTATTTGGCATGACCAATCACAAATGAAGCCAGTGCTTGAAAAGGTGGTAGAAAAATTTATTGAACGTTTATTAGCACCAACAAAGGCGTCACTTGATACTTCTGAGCAGTTTTTCTTTAAGCAGCTGGATAGTTTACGCGAAGAACTTGAGTTATCTGAAGAAGCACTGGCTGATTTTAAAACCAAAAACAGTAACACCTTACCCGATGTTTTACATAGCAATCGTCAAACCTTCGACAGCTTACTAAGTGAAAAACAACAAAAGCTGATTGCTCTTTCAGGGGCTAAAGCAAAACTGAATGCCTTAGTGAGTAAAGTTGGACAAGCCAATCCAATTTTAGGCAATTTAGAAGAGAAGATAATTCGTACTGAATCTGAATTAAGTCTTTTGAGAACACGCTATACCGATAAACATAGCAAGATTATCGAGAAAAAACGCACACTGGCAAACTTAAAAAGTCGCCAACAGGCGCTGTTAGCATCTAGTGAAGAGCTAGACACAACGAATCTTGATCAGTTATGGCAAATGGTGAATACGCTTCCGTCCGGTGATGGTAAAGAGAACAGCGTTTTAGTTTCACAACTTCTTGCGCTTGAAGAGGCCCGTAATAATTTACTTCAGCAAGAGCAAGAATTTGCAATGCTCGAAGAGCAAGTGCAGCTTGTCAGTGAACGTCTGTTAGTAACCAGTGATGTAGAAAGACAATTACGTAAACTAGAGCGTGATTACGATGTTAAACAGTCACTTTATAAAGACATGCTTAGCCGTTACGAAATGGCCAGAGTCACAGGCAAATTAGTTAAATACGAAGGACCTGACAAAGTTAAAACTATCGAACGAGCTTATAGCCCAACACAACCTATCAATACCTCAATGCTGATGACCGTTATCGTTGGCATTGTGCTTGGGATTTTCACAGGTAGTGCAAGCGTATTTGTTGCTGCACTTTGTGATAGTCACTTAAAAGATATTAAAACCATAGAAAAACTTACCAGCGCAGAGGTGGTAACAGTACTTCCTATCGTCAATGCCGAAACTAACTTCGGTAATATTGAAGGAGATAAATCATGAATGTCATGCACTTAGTTCAACACCTACAAGTAGGTGGCCTAGAAAAAATGGCAATTACTTTGCTCAAAAACAGTCAATTTAGTAGCTCGAGTATTATTGTTTCGCTCGAAGGAGACAGACACTCTGCTTTTGAACAGTGGCCAGAATTAGAAGAATTTAGCCATCGTGTTATTTGCTTAAACAAAAAACCAGGCGTGAGTATTTCTGTTATCGCAAAGATAAAGGCATTAATAAAAGAGCATGATATCGATATTATTCACAGTCATCATGTTGGCCCTGTTATTTATGCGGGCTTAGCGTGCGCATTGTCGGGTGATTCAGTTCGTCACATATCAACAATTCATGATGCCTGGTATTTAAACAATGTTAAACAATGTACTTTCACTAAATTACTTGATTCGCTAACTAACATTTATTGGGTTGCAGATGCACACATTGTTGCCGATGAGTTTAGAGCTAAAACAGCAATCATTCCTGAGCGCACAATTTTAAATGGTATAGATTGCGATAATTTTGTTGCAATTAACCAATCAACCGCCAGAAATCAGCTCAATTTACCCCACAAAGTTAAGCTAGTTGGCTGTGCTGCAAGGTTAATTGCGGGAAAAGGACACAAAGATCTTATTCATGCATTGCATTACTTACCTGAAGTATACCATATGGTTTTTGCTGGAGATGGCGATCAAAAAGTTATTTTAATGAACTTGGTACGTAATTTAGGGCTTAACAACCGTGTGCACTTTTTAGGCAACGTTCACGATATGCGAGCCTTTTATTCAAGCATTGATGTTATGTGTTTGTATTCACAACGTGAAGGTTTGCCATTATCGATTATTGAAGCCATGGCATGTGGTATTCCAGTTGTAGCGTCTGATGTAGGTGGTATTCATGAAGTTCTCACAGATAACGAAGGTGAACTAGTGTCTTTGAACGAGTTTAACAAGCTTGCACCGGCTATTTTGAGAACATGTAAACTGCCACATGGTCTTTGCATTCGTCATCATGCTATTGCAGTCGCAGATGCAAAAACCATGAGTAGTAAATACGACAATTTATATTCTGCATTAGCAGTGTAGGAGCCAACCATGACTATTTTTACTACATTATTTATCATTTTAATGTGTATTGTTGCGTATCATCATGTTGGCTACCCATTACTGCTAAAGTGTGTTGCAGGCAAAAAGCAAAAGCACAACAAGCAAGCCGTTTTTGATGACAACTATAAACCGAATATTGCTGTTTTGATGTGTGCGTACAATGAACAACAGCATATTGCAGAAAAACTTTATAACTTAGCATCATTAGTTTATGACACACATCATTATTCTATTCATGCTTATTTTGATGGTTGCACCGATAAAAGCTATCAACAAGCTCTTAAAGCACAGCAGGTATTACATAAACAAGGCGTGCAGTGTTACTTTCATCATCGTGATGAAAACCAAGGGAAAGTACAAGGATTAAATACCTTGATGGGGATGGCAAAATATCACAATGATATTTTACTGTTCACTGATGTTAGTGCTTTATTGAGTATAGATGCATTAAACAAAGTGGCTAAGCAATTTAGTGATCCGCAAGTGGCAATTTCGACAGGTGTTTACACCTTAGATGAAAATGCACAAGATGCGCAAAAAGCCTACTGGCAGTACCAAAACCAAGTGAAAAAATCTGAGTCAAACCTTGGCGCTGTGATTGGCGTACCAGGAGCTATGTTTGCCATGCGTGCTGAGTATGCAAATGAATTAGAGAAAAACACCATTAACGACGACTTCGTGCTCTCAATGAAAGCTTTAAGCAAAGGGGGTAAAGCCGTTGTCGATGAAGATGTTGTCATTTACGAACGTGAATGCGACGAACAAAGCGAAGATTATAAACGCAGAGTACGTGTTGGCGCTGGTAACTGGCAGCAGATTAAAGCACTGCTTTTATTACTTAATCCGCGCTTAGGCTGGACGTGTCTAAATTTCTTTTCGCATAAAGTCCTACGTGGAGTGATGCCAGTTATTTTAGCGGGTATTTATGTCTGTGTCTTTTTAGAAGCCCTCGTGTCGCAATCGTTGTGGTCTGAACTTATCGCAACAGCAATTTTATCACTTCATACCGTGCAAGCGATTAAAACGCTATTCGAGATTAAAAAACATATTCCTATCGTCGATAAAGTGAATTACATCTTAAATAGCTACTTTTTAGCACTTTGGGGGATCATCCGTTACGAGCAAGGTTATTTTAATAACCCATGGCAACGGGTGAAAACGGCAAGTAAAAAACCAACAAAATCGATTATTAAAATCATTAAGCGAAGCTTAGATATTACAGGTGCCTTATTTGCGCTAAGTCTTGTTTGGCCTGTTTGTTTAATTGCAGCGCTGGCTATAAAGCTAACATCTAAAGGTCCTATCATCTTTAAGCAACTTAGAGTGGGTGAAAGCTCAGATGACTTCGTTGAGTTATTTTATGTTTACAAGTTTCGCTCTATGGTGGTTGATGCTGAGTCACGTTCTGGCGCTGTATGGGCTAGTAAAGATGACCCAAGAATAACGGCAGTAGGGCGCTTTATGCGTAAAACACGAATTGACGAACTTCCGCAATTAATTAATGTGCTTAAAGGCGAGATGTCTCTAATTGGTCCAAGACCAGAGCGCCCTGTATTTTATGGCAAATTAGAAAAAGACATCCCTTATTTTTGCCAGCGTACTTACGGTGTTAAACCAGGTATTTCTGGTCTTGCCCAAGTGATGAACGGCTATGACGAAACTATAGACGATGCTCGCAGTAAAATTGGCTGGGATTACGCCTATTCACTGAGTATGTCTTCACCGCGTGCTTGGGTGAAACTTGAGTTTTCAATTGTGATTAAAACATTACAAGTTGTCTTTACGGGCAAAGGGCAGTAAACCACGTCCTTTTTGCAAAATAAATTAAGCAAATCACGTTGCATAATGCAAATTAACAGCAAAAAGTTAATTGCATTATGCATCGCCCCATCATTTAGTCTTTAAATTTCAAAACGTTATAAACTGGCATTTTAGTTGTACTAGTTACTATGACTAACCAATTTAACTAAGGTGAAGATCATGGCTAACAACACATCATTTTCTAACGATACCAAACTAATTTCACTACCTAGTGACTTTTCTGGTCTAGCCGTCGATGGCTTTAAAGATCAGTTTGAAGAAGTTGCGCATGGCAAACAGCAAAGTGTGGTACTCGATTTTAGCTCTACCACATTTATTGATTCATCTGGAATTGGTGCCATGGTGTTCCTGTACAAACGCATCGAGAAAAAAGGACAAAAACTATCACTGCTTAATGTGTCTGGGCAACCACACAAATTAATGAGTCTATTAAGAGTTGATAAGACGATTCCATTTATCGAACAAGCTGATATCGCGTGAGGTGATTTATGAAGCACATACTATTTACAATCATTTTGCTAACGCTTGGTGGATGTGCTTCTTGGCCTGATGAGGGGCAAGGAGGCTGGGCTGAAAAATATCAAAATTATCCGCTTACTGATGAACAACACGAGATGATTTACGACACACAAGAAACCGTGGTAATGAGCGAATTTGAACATCATGTTTTAAAGTTAGATTTATTAAAAGCACAGGGGATACAGCAATGTATGCCAGCTCAACTGCTAAAAGCACAAATATACGAAAACCGTATAAGACGCCTAATAGCAGCACAAATGTGGTCTGATGCTGAGCATGATTTACTTATTCACTATCACGGTTTAAATCAGCTTGCGAAGCACTTTGAAACGGTTAATGCGATGAGCCAATGTGCAGGCGTTACTAACACTGAAAAAAACATGACAGCATCAATTAAAGACCAGATCACTGAGCTTTTAAATAGTGATAATCAGTTTTCATTGAATGATTTTCAGGTTACTCCTAAATACGTTACACGTTTAGCACAAGCGGCTGACTTAATTAAACAAGTTGATGAGGTTAACTTACTGCTTGTTGGTCATGCTGACATTAGTGGTCAGCAACAAAACAACTATGAGTTAGCACTTAAGCGTGCAGAAACAGTAAAACACTGGTTAGGTATTTATGGTGTAAACCCAGCAACAATAACAACCTTAACACAAGGTAGTTTAACGCCGTACAGCGACGAACCTGACTCACGCTCAAAACGTCATTCAGATAGGCGTGTAGAGGCAATTATTATCGACATGAGTGACGATAAAGCCACTAAACAAAAACATGCATTATCCAGCTGGACCAAAATCTTAAATGGTCCTAAGGAGCAATAACATGAAACAGTTAATCTTACTTTGCTTACTTATATTCGCATTACCTACTTTCGCAGAAGAGATTGAAGTCGGTAATAAACTTTACTTATACCTACCAGGTGAAGCTGAATTTAGCGAACCGTTTGAAGTCGATAAAGAAGGCGCTATTACCTTACCTGAGCTAGGTCGTTTTAAAGTAGCTGGCTTACAGCTAGATGATGTGCAAAGCCAACTACACACAGCATTAAGTGAAATTTATGTGGCGATGGATGACTTTTATGTCGAAATTCACTCACGAGATATTTTTATCAATGTTATGGGCTATGTGAACGACCCATCACAAGTAAGTATTCCTAAAGATGGCAACATTCAAATGGTCATCGCCCGTGCAGGCGGCTTAAAACCAGGCGCTCAATTAGACCGTTTACAAATTCGCCGTGGCACCGAGATGATTGAGTTTAACTATAAAGCCTACTTAGATTCAGGCAACATTGATTTATTACCTGCATTACAAAGCGCTGACACGGTCTTTGTGCCAGTGTCTCCGCTGTTAGGTAACGTACAAATTGACTTTGATGCACAAACCTTAAGTGCATCAGGTGATGCAAGTGATAACAGTGCTATTACTTTACTTGGTGAAGTACATAACCCAGGTAGCTTTTCATTTAAAGAAAACATGAGTGTACTTGATGCGCTAATGCGTGCTGAGGGTGTAACCCGCTATGCAGATGTAACCAAAATTCGCGTTATCGTAGATAAAACCCCAGTCGTGTTCGATTTAAAAGCGTATTTAGATAAACCTAATAACGACACTATGCCAGAGCTAAAAGCGGGTTCTACTATTTATGTGCCTATTATGGTGGATGATGTAAATACCACTTCAAGAACAGTTTATATCATGGGTGAAGTACAAAAGCCTGGCGCTTATGAAGCAGCAGATAACACCAGCTTCTTAGACATACTTGCCAATGCAGGTGGGCCAACTCGCTTTGCCGAAACGCGTCAAATAAAAATCTTAACGCCAGCCGGCGAAAGCATCCTGTTTGACCTGCAAGGCTACAGTGAAGGGCTCATTGCTGTAAAAGTGCCTAATCTAAACCCAGGTGATGTAATTTTTGTACCAGAAAAAACCGATCAAAATGAAAAAAGCTGGTTAAAAGTACCGCCTAAACGTGCCATCAAAATCATTGGTGCCATTTTATCTCCAGGCCGCTATGAGTGGAGCCCTGAAATGGACTTTACAGACTTACTTGCCCATGCCGGCGGTCCAACCAAAGGGGCAAACATCAATGACATTAAAATTGTTAGAAACGGCGAAATCACTAAACGTTTTGATTTAGAGCAATACACGATTAATGATTCGGGTAAATACGCATTACCTAACTTATTGGCTGGCGACACCATTATTGTTGAAGAGCTACCGGTTGACCCTGCAGACAATAAGTCTCAATGGATCCGTCAAGAATCAAGCAAATCAATTTATATTATGGGGCAGGTGGGCTCACCAGGTCGCTATGCATTTAATACAAATATGCACTTTATCGACATTTTAGCCGCCGCTGATGGCCCTACAGATAACGCCGATTTACGCAATATTCGTATTACTCATCGTAACGGCAATGCAGCAAGAGTAAGCAAATTAAACCTTGCACTGTATTTTGAAACCGGTGATGAAACTTTATTCCCGCATGTGTTACCGGGCGATACTATCTACATTCCAGAAAAAGATAAAGACTGGCTACGTACACCGAAAGAGCAAGTAGTTCGTATTATGGGTGCGGTTGAAAAGCCAGGTCGTTATAGCTTTGATGACACTATGACCGTACTTGACGTATTAGCAGAAGCGGGCGGCCCATCAAGCTCAGCGCTTATCGACAAAATCGTGGTGGTAAATCATTCATGCTGTAAAGAGCAGTCTCGTGTATTTGATTTAGAAGAATTCGTTAAAAACCCTAACTCAGCGTATATCCCTGTATTACGGGCTGGCGACACCCTGTATGTGCCAGACAAAGGCCAGGACTTAATGAGCCAGTTTAAATCAAACTTCTTAGATTTTATTACTGTTTTAGCTTTAGTGGTGGGCTTATGAAACTAATACCAGCGCAATACCAAGAACTTGAAGCCGTGTGTAACGAAATAGATAACAGCAAAGCCCGTTGTATCTGCTTTATTTCGTTAACCGGCAACGAAGGCTCTACATCACTTTGTGCTAGTGTTGCACAGCGCTTAAGTTTGCAAGCAGCCAAAGTACTTATAATTGACTTAAATCCGTTAAACCCATTTAAGTTTGATGAACCAAAAAAACCAGAGTCTTGGTGCTTTAGTGATATTTCGTGTCAGCTGAATATTATCAATACTGAGCAGGTAGACCTGCTCACCATGGCGCACCTTAAAGAGCTTGAATCGGTGAAAAATAAAAGCGTACTAAATGATGCCATAGAGCGTATAAAGCAAGAATATGACTATATATTTTTAGATATGAGCCCTGCTCTTAAATGTAATCGCGGTAACGTACCGCTGCATGCACTTAGTTTATGTACCGAACTGACATTTTTAACGGTATCGCTTGGTTATAACGACGAAGAAGCTTTATGTCACGGCATGGCAAATCTAGAGCACGCAGGCGTTAATAACGTAAAAATTGTTGTTGCGCAGCATCAGTTTGCTCCATTGGGTAGCCGCATCGTGAAAACGCTCAAAGCGTTTCAACCAAAATGGCCTAAACTCACAGAGTACTTATTAAACAAAGTTATAAAACAGCGCTGGTTATTTTTACCTTATTGAGAATCTGAATGGACTGCTTATACCAAAAATCATTTAGTTTAGATTGGCCTACAGTCAGTGAGATTCGCCATATTTTAAAACATGTTTTGACGGCGATCAGTGTTAAAAATCAAGATATTGATGCTGCAGGGTTAGTAGCAACCGAATACCTTACCAATCTGCTACGCCATAGCCAAGAAACCTCAATGCATGTGCAGTTTACTATGCATAAACTGCCCGATAAACAGCTTTTAATTGAATTTAAAGACAGCATGCCAAGCTATGATTTATTTAATCAACAAGCATCAGGCTGGCAATTAGACAGTGGCGAGTTAGTTGAAGGGGGCATGGGGGTTGCGCTCATCAAGCATTACTTTCCAAATGCTTGTTATAAAACTGTTGGCCAGCAGAATACGTTCTCTTTTTGTTTAACCAATATAGATAAACGACCCACACTTATTTACATAGACGATGATAAAGCACAACTCGCTTTGCTGAATGCTTATTTATCTGAGCATTTTCAAGTTATTTGCTGTGAAGACAGTGAATCGGGGTGGCAAGAAATTCTCACCTCTGGGGCAACAATTTTATTGCTTGATCATAAACTTAAAAATGGAACCAGTGAGCCATTACTTAAAAAACTCAACCAATCTAACCTAAAAACTAATTTATCTGTGGTTATGCTGACAGGTGATGACAGTGAAGAGCTAATAAAGCGCATAAACCTATTGGGGGTTGATGATTATTTAGTAAAGCCAGTTAGCAAAACACGTTTACTCCAAAGCATTGAGCGGATTGTGCATCGTTTTTCAGCACTAAAGTATTTAATTAATGAAGAACGTATGCAAACCAAACAAAAAATAGGCGAGTTTAATGCCTATAATTTTGGCTCAATCATCAGTCAAAATGGCGGGGATTTTTGTATGTACCCCCACCAGCAGCAAGCGCCTGTGATTATTGGCGATATGATGGGGCACGGTATAACAGCACTAAAAGAAAGCTTTGCCATCAAGGGATTTTTAAGTGGCTGTTTAGCGACAGAAATCCCGATACAAAACGTTTTAACCACCTTGAATCAAGCCCTGTATGAACAACGGTTATGTAAAACTAGTCTAGTCACTTTACTAATAAGTTTTATTGAAAATAACACACTTCACTGGTTTAACGCAGGTCATCCTGCGCCTTGTGTGATAACCAAAAATGGTAAATTGATCCAGCTAAGCGGTACTGATCCCTTACTGGGCCTTAGTGATGATCATGTTTATCAACATTATAGTTATGACGTAAATGACGTTGAACACATTTTATTATTCACCGATGGTTGGCTTGATAATCAGAAATTAAGCGATGTTGATCAAATAACTGCCAAGTTAAGTGACGATAATTTGCAAAGTGAAGAGTTTGCTTATGCACTTTGGCAGGCAAGCCAAGTTGAGTTATCTGCTGAAATCGACGATGCCTCGTTAATTGTGATCAATAAACACTAAAGTTTGAGTTTACAAACCGGCCAAATACGCACTAAGCTACTAATAAGGAACTGTTAAATAATCACTTTATCTCAGCATAAAACGATAATAAAGGAAGTCTGTAATGCCACCTAAAATACTCATTGTTGAAGATACAGAATCGCTAGCGCTGATGTACCAATCTTATTTGATCCCAACTGGGGTCGAAACATGCATTGCCTACAATGGTGAACAGGCCGTCGTTGCTCTACAGGAATTTGAGCCTGATTTAGTGATTTTAGATGTTATGCTGCCAGATATGAACGGGCTAGATATCTTATCCTCTTTAGACCCAGACACAGCTCCACAAGTGATTGTTTTAACAGGGCATGCCACTAAAGAAATGGCAATCAAAGCCATTAAACTCGGTGCCAGTGACTTTCTAGAAAAACCAATTGAAGCCGATCGTTTTCGCATTACAGTAAACAACGCATTAAAACTTAAAGATTTAAAACAAACAGTCAAAAGCTATCAAACCACTTACGAGAACGGTAAATACTACGATTTGATCGGTAGCTCATCAGAAATGCAATCTGTTTACCAAATCATAAAATCAGCATCCGTAAGTAAAGCCACTGTATTTATCACTGGTGAAAGTGGCACTGGTAAAGAGCTCTGTGCCCGTGCGGTACATTTAGCATCACCACGTGCTAACAAACCGTTTGTAGCCCTTAACTGTGCAGCTATACCCAAAGATTTAATTGAAAGTGAAATATTCGGTCATTTAAAAGGAGCGTTCACTGGCGCGATAGCCAATCGCGAAGGGGCGGCAGGCCAAGCTGACGGCGGTACGTTGTTTTTAGATGAACTATGTGAAATGGACATCAATCTGCAAAGTAAGCTACTGCGCTTTATTCAAACCGGTTGTTATCAGCAAGTCGGTAGCGAAAAAGAAGTGAAAGCGGATGTGCGCTTTGTGTGTGCCACCAATCGCGACCCTTTATTAGAAGTGCAGGAAGGCCGTTTTCGTGAAGACTTATATTATCGCCTACATGTTATCCCTATTGCCTTACCGCCTTTAAATCAGCGTGGCAAAGATGTAATCGAAATTGCCGATGCTCTTTTTAAAAAAATAAGTAAAGAAGAAGGCCGCGCATACAAAGGCATGTCAGAAGGCGTTAAAAATCTATTTTTGAGCTATGGCTGGCCTGGTAATGTTCGCCAATTAGAAAACACCATCCGTAACATTCTCGTTTTGCATGATGAAGCTTACATTGAAGCGAGTATGATCCCAGCACTACCAAACGCACAAAATCAATCACAACCAGTCGCAGCAGCGGTTAATGCTATAACCCCAGAGGTGATGCCGTCACCAAGCTTTGCTGCATCATCAACTGAAATCACTCCTGTCATCAGCAAGGTAGCAACAGTATTTTCTCAAGCTGATATTGAACCGCTTTGGTTGGTAGAAAAACGTTATATTGAGCAAGCCATTGATGCTTGTGATAACAATATTCCAAAAGCTGCAGCTCTTTTGGATGTTAGCCCATCAACCATTTATCGTAAAATTAAAAGCTGGGAAGAGATGCAAGTAAGCTAGAGTTATAAACTCTATCTAACTGTTTAAATTGCTGTTCCCCAGAAAAACGTTGTTTAACAAGTCGTTGTGCACTGCCTAGCATGTAGCTTCTTTGATCAACGCTTAACATAAGTACGTTGTTTAACTGCTTTTGTAAACCACCGCTTGTAATTTCAGTCATCATTAACCCATTTGAGAGGTGATTAATTATCTGTGGTAACTGACCAACAGGCGATGCAATAACTAGCACCCCTTGTGCCATTGCTTCTAATGCCACCATTGGCAGACCTTCAGCCCGAGAACAGATCACTAATACATCAAGCTGTTGCCATATTTGTTGTTGTTCACACTGGCCATGATAAGTCACAGCGGATAAATCAAGGTTATTGACCATAGGGCCATCACCAAACATGTGAAAGTTTAAGTTTGCTGTGTTGAATCGCTTGGCAGTTTCAATAAAAATATCAGGGCCTTTTTCGTGGGATAAACGCCCAACAAAGCCGATATTTAACTCATCATTATTTTTTAGATCTAAAACTTTAGTAGGTTCATTTACTGGAATAAAATTTTCAAGTAATTCAGCATTGTAAAGCTCTTCAGTCAGTTTGCTAGAAACAGCAAAATTGCGTGAAAAGTAACTTAGCAGTTTGTCGAGTTTATTGTATAAATAAACCTTCCCCGTGCCAGCTTCTCCAGCATGATAGGTTGAAATACAAGGGCGGTTTTGCCAGCGACACACTAACTTGCCCATGATACTTGCCTTGTACCCATGGGTATGTAGTAAAGCTGAACGAGGAAACATTTTTAGTATTTCGTTCAAGCTTTTTAAATTTCCGCCAGCAAAACCGAAAGTGATATTTGCATTTTCTAAGCGCTTATATAATTCACGGTTATTATGATCTTGATAAAATAGTACCGAGCTCATAATATTGTATCGTTCTAAGAGCTTACTCATGGCAATCAAATGGCTTTCGATACCACCAATTAAGCTTGAATCTACAAATAAAATAACACTATATTTCATATTCACTCCAAGGTAAGACCATGATAGATACTGCGACCTACGCGCAATTACAACAGGATGTTGGTGACGACCTAGCAAAACAGCTTTTGCAGGTATATATTACTGAGTCCCGCCAAATCGTTGCTGATCTTGCTGATGCAACGAAACAGTCTGAAATCGAAATAAATGCCCATAGTTTAAAAAGCAGTAGCCGTAGCTACGGGGCATTAGCTGTAGGCGGCCTTGCAGAACAAATCGAGCAAAAAGCGAAGGCATCACAATATGATGACGAATTACAAAGCTTTATTGCCTTACTGCAAGACCAATTTGCACAAACCCTAACTCACGCGCAAAGCTTGATTGCTGCTGACTAGTTGCTCAGCTTCTAGTCTCAACGGCATTTTTAATATTTCGCCAAATACATTACTCAACTGCTCAATGTCGTGCTGTTGGTTTGGCGATTTAACAACATCGTCAAAGTGCGACACAATTTCACTAAGCGCATCTAAAGAGATGCTTAAGTCACAAAAGCTGTAACCGAGCATGCCTTCGAGCCAATC includes the following:
- a CDS encoding glycosyltransferase translates to MKFIVFGEDWQSHPSSTQHLFKQLAKQHQVIWINSIGMRKPTLRLIDVKRVFNKLKSLFLSKRNRPKAETTNTSQNINLTAHTLAFLPWHDNVIVRLFNKWIFNQKGFIDDEPIVYWLSVPTAISLISPRVQDKVIYYCGDDFSALAGVDHKMVAPFESDLIAKSDTIYVVSEFLANKMPKSKVKMLSHGVDLELFTTQTTKAVELERISKPIIGFYGSLNAWLDKALLLRLAKERPEYQLVLIGHLVEDFSALLKLDNVTHIPTVDHHRLASFSQHWQVSILPFVDNEQIRACDPLKLKEYIATGTPIVTTRFAAVNPYQETILIADNHQGFIERVDYAVSLSKSNNLNWRANQSQQASDHSWQAKAKLVCKQLRFC
- a CDS encoding GumC family protein; this encodes MLVKEQIKRLIYLGLYALYTRIKLFIIPFCIVPIVVIALGLSAQKQYTNHATILIEESALLNPYLDDLSFSFQLSDRMAALRTLVISRKVLIAVAKETQLIAEDATPKQVEEIHQKLSKALSLSLIGDELVRINFIWHDQSQMKPVLEKVVEKFIERLLAPTKASLDTSEQFFFKQLDSLREELELSEEALADFKTKNSNTLPDVLHSNRQTFDSLLSEKQQKLIALSGAKAKLNALVSKVGQANPILGNLEEKIIRTESELSLLRTRYTDKHSKIIEKKRTLANLKSRQQALLASSEELDTTNLDQLWQMVNTLPSGDGKENSVLVSQLLALEEARNNLLQQEQEFAMLEEQVQLVSERLLVTSDVERQLRKLERDYDVKQSLYKDMLSRYEMARVTGKLVKYEGPDKVKTIERAYSPTQPINTSMLMTVIVGIVLGIFTGSASVFVAALCDSHLKDIKTIEKLTSAEVVTVLPIVNAETNFGNIEGDKS
- a CDS encoding glycosyltransferase; the protein is MNVMHLVQHLQVGGLEKMAITLLKNSQFSSSSIIVSLEGDRHSAFEQWPELEEFSHRVICLNKKPGVSISVIAKIKALIKEHDIDIIHSHHVGPVIYAGLACALSGDSVRHISTIHDAWYLNNVKQCTFTKLLDSLTNIYWVADAHIVADEFRAKTAIIPERTILNGIDCDNFVAINQSTARNQLNLPHKVKLVGCAARLIAGKGHKDLIHALHYLPEVYHMVFAGDGDQKVILMNLVRNLGLNNRVHFLGNVHDMRAFYSSIDVMCLYSQREGLPLSIIEAMACGIPVVASDVGGIHEVLTDNEGELVSLNEFNKLAPAILRTCKLPHGLCIRHHAIAVADAKTMSSKYDNLYSALAV
- a CDS encoding sugar transferase, giving the protein MTIFTTLFIILMCIVAYHHVGYPLLLKCVAGKKQKHNKQAVFDDNYKPNIAVLMCAYNEQQHIAEKLYNLASLVYDTHHYSIHAYFDGCTDKSYQQALKAQQVLHKQGVQCYFHHRDENQGKVQGLNTLMGMAKYHNDILLFTDVSALLSIDALNKVAKQFSDPQVAISTGVYTLDENAQDAQKAYWQYQNQVKKSESNLGAVIGVPGAMFAMRAEYANELEKNTINDDFVLSMKALSKGGKAVVDEDVVIYERECDEQSEDYKRRVRVGAGNWQQIKALLLLLNPRLGWTCLNFFSHKVLRGVMPVILAGIYVCVFLEALVSQSLWSELIATAILSLHTVQAIKTLFEIKKHIPIVDKVNYILNSYFLALWGIIRYEQGYFNNPWQRVKTASKKPTKSIIKIIKRSLDITGALFALSLVWPVCLIAALAIKLTSKGPIIFKQLRVGESSDDFVELFYVYKFRSMVVDAESRSGAVWASKDDPRITAVGRFMRKTRIDELPQLINVLKGEMSLIGPRPERPVFYGKLEKDIPYFCQRTYGVKPGISGLAQVMNGYDETIDDARSKIGWDYAYSLSMSSPRAWVKLEFSIVIKTLQVVFTGKGQ
- a CDS encoding STAS domain-containing protein gives rise to the protein MANNTSFSNDTKLISLPSDFSGLAVDGFKDQFEEVAHGKQQSVVLDFSSTTFIDSSGIGAMVFLYKRIEKKGQKLSLLNVSGQPHKLMSLLRVDKTIPFIEQADIA